A segment of the Pan paniscus chromosome 9, NHGRI_mPanPan1-v2.0_pri, whole genome shotgun sequence genome:
aagaaaatgtagtacatatacactacaaaatattattcagccataaaaagaatgaaatcctgtcatttgcagcaacatggaggtaactggaggacatcatgttaagtgaaatgagccaagcacagaaagTCAAACATCAATGGTCCATATAttggagctaaaaaaaaataaacacataaaagaaaatatgtatatatatatgatggaacactactcagccaaaaaaaggaattagttaatggcattcacagcaacctgggtgagattggagactattattctaagtgaagtaacgcaggaatggaaaaccaaacatcattatattctcactcatgagtgggagctaagctatgaggatgcaaaggcataagaattacacaatggactttggggactaatggggaaaagggtgggaagggagtgagggataaaagactacaaatagggtgcagtgtatactgctggggtgatgggtgcatcaaaatctcaaaaaaatcaccactaaagaacttactcgtgtaaccaaacaccacctgttccacAATAacctatgggggaaaaaaaagaatatataaatgtgtCTGGAAGGATATATACCACATGAGCAGTCATTAGCTCTGAGAACAAAGGGGCAGGGAACCCTATTTGAGTGAGTAACTAAAGCTAGCCCTACTTACAATTTTAAGATTTTgttacaaagagaaaatatacagTTGATCCTCAAACCATACAGGAGTCAGGAGCACCAAACCTCTAAGCAGTTGAAAATCCACGTATAACATTTGACTCCCCAGAAGCTTAACTACTGATAGCCTATTGTtcactggaagccttactgatgctaacacagtcaattaacacatattttgcatatgttttatatactgtattcttgcaATAacataagctagagaaaataaatagtattaaaaatcttaagaaagagaatatgtatgtattattcaTTAAATAGAAGTGGATCATTTTAAAGGTCTTTATtcttgtcttcatgttgagtaggctaaGAGGGAATAGGAAGAGGAAGATTTGGTCTTTCTGTCTTAGGGGTGGCAGAGGTAGAAGAGGTGGAGTAGATagaagaggaggcaggagagacagGCACActgggtgtaatttttgttttaaaaaatccatgtAAAACCAGACCTCCagagttcaaacccatgttgttcaaaggGCAACTGTACATGCAttatatttgtaattaaaaacaatccaaaacctgactaaaaataatgaaaatcaaaagcaattcCTTCAAGTATTtcagcaattaaaaaagaaaatagctgcaATCAGCCTAGTATAAAAACAAGAAGCAAGAAATGTGTAAAACCCAGAAGGTAAAGGATGagaaacaatttcaaaatatGCATTTAGAGTTCTAGATTTCTAAAATTCAAAGAAGCTAAGAGAGCCCCACCCTCATCCTTTATAAATAAGTGAGGCTCCAAGATGTCTCACCCAAGACTATAGAAATGGTGGCAAATACAAAATCACTTTCCACCATGCAGTGCTAAAGACTGGATATGACTGAAGCTACAGTGAATATTGTACAACAATTGTAAAGCATTCATGACCTACCAGACTGTGCCTCAAGTTCTTCACAAATGACCATATATTTGATTTCCACCCAAACTGGGATAAGAAATATTTGGCCCTCCTCATTTCACAGAGCAGGAAATCAAAACTCTGTGGAAGATGATGAAGCAGTCCTAGCACTGCTACTTCCTTAGGGTGCTGAGATTAAGATATTGCCATGTCTGAATTTACAGCCTCCATTATTACTTTACCACTGTGGCATTCCATCAGGACATTACAAAAATAATGGGAGATCTTTCAATGTCCCAATCCAATCCTGTATGCTGTTTCTGAAGTATAGAATCCATCAATTCAAATGCACATTTAACAGTAAAGAGGCTACTACAAAGAAAGCAATGAGATTCCAGATAAATTTTGTGTAGGGCCCAAGTTAGCTTAAATACAGCAGCTCTCAAACACCTGCAAATTAAGCTCTTATTTATAGTCATCTCATTACCTTTCACACCTCATGCCTTCATGGTGATGCAGTGTTCCATACTGATGACACCACTCCAAGAATGGGTGCGGAACCTCTCTCCTGTTCAGGGCACATTCATCTATAAATGTGGActaaggaaaagaataaagttatTTGGACTTGAAGACAAATTTAACTTGATCATAGCCCCTTTGTGCATCTTACAAGATTTCACATTATTGTTGCTAGATTTTAATGCAGTATTCTAACCAGTTAATATCTGACATTGGATATTCCTCCATGTCACATTTTAAATGtcaatcattttcattttcctgtaaatacatttcattcatttttgtattctcaAAGAgtaaacagagagacagaaatggattttaaaattgaCCTAAACTTACATTCTAAtgaaatcttttcttctttgaagataacaaaaaggattaaaatttaaatggagTAGAAACTGTACTCCTTTTAAATATGCATTCTATCTCCCTCCTCAACCTGTGACTGCACAAAGAAGAGGTCAGACTTTCTGGGAGTTACTTGATTTTGTTCTTAATCTTCTTCCCAATAAACTGGTAAAATTCCACTCTGGAATAAATTCAGCATCTTAATCACTTGTATTAAAATTTGCAGGAGCAGTTATATCATTTTTCATTCTGGAAGAACTTATGTCCCCAAAGTATGCTATACCCTGGGGATTTCATCGTTAAGAGAAGTAAATTAAGATATTCTTGCTGTCTTCAAATGCTGTTTCAAAATCCACTGGGAtcagtttatttgttttctgtgtttgaCTGGTAAACTTTTCCCCCCACTTCTTTCCAAAACAGTTAAATACTTACAGAGTAAAACTTTTGCACAATGATGTAACAACTGCTAAGATTTCCCAACAAGAAGTACTGCAAAATTTTTGCAACTGCTCAGCCAAAGTATACTACACTAGAGGATTAGCCACAAGTATACCTTAGACCCCCACTTCCCAAATGCCCTGCTTCTAAAAACTCTGAAACCAAAAGAAACGAATGCAGACAGAAACATTTACATAAGGTGTAATGTCGTAATGttgaggaagaagtcaaatcaaGTATAATTTCAGTCATTTTCAAACTTTGCCTTCAAAAATCTTTATCAATTCATTCATGACTGCTTAATCACCTCACCCTTTTTCGATACCAATGTCTTTGGGGAAATGTTCTCTCAACTTAggtattctctttcttttatttatttatttttcactcacaTGATGTATGCTGAAACTTAATCATCATCACAACACATGTGCACTGTAAGTCACTACTGGTTCTTcatcctcatctcctcttctcttgcttcagtagaaaaaaaaacacacaaacatacacacgtaaacacattttttcttattttttaataacttgCACATTAGGTTCTTTTCCAAATACAGTATCCTGCCCTTTCTCTGATTATGACGCATTATTTCACAGCTGtgtataatttgttttttctttccttatcctTGAATGAGAATAGAGGATTAATCAATCCATAGGGTATTCACCTAGTGGAATTTGATAGCAGTAGAGAGAACTCTTACCCATCACATTAAATGCTCACAACCTGAACTTCTAAACCTCTGGATTATACAgcattgttttttacattttattttattttaatttcaacttttattttagatacaaggtgtacatgtgcaggtgttTTACATGAGAATATCGCCtgatactgaggtttggggtatggatctggtcacccaggtcatgaacataatacccaataggtagtttttcaacccatgctCCCAGACCTCCCTGCCCCGTTTAtcagtccacagtgtctattgttcccgtattgatgtccatgtgtgctcaatatttagctcccgcTTACACAGGAGACCATGTGCTATTTGGCTTTCTATTCttacattaatttgcttaggataatggcctccagctccattcatgttgccacaatgaacataatttcattttttatggttgtgtagtactccatggtgtatatgtgccacattttctctatccaacTTACCACTGATGGgtacctagattgattccatgtctttgttctTGTGAATTTTGTTTCAATgaatatatgaatgtgtgtgactttttggtagaatgatttattttcctttgggtatatacccagtaatggaattgctaaaAGTCACAAGGtaactctgttttaagttctttgagaaattttcatACTGCTTTCCATGGTAGCtgaacttacattcccaccaatagtgtagcAGTGTTCCCTTTTCTACACAGCCTTGTcatcatctgttgtttttgacttcttttttttttttttttttttttttgagattgggtgtcactctatctcccaggctggaatactgTGGCTTGAacacacagctcactgcagcttcaacctcccaggctcaagtgatcctcacgcctctgcttcccaagaaACTGAGACTACAGACAGGGAcaggtgccaccatacctggctaattttcggatgttttttgtagagataaggtttcaccatgttgctcaggctcatcttgaaactcctgagcttaagcaacccacccacgttggcctcccacagtgctgggattataggcatgagccatcatgtcaggcctaactttttaataataattattctaattgatgtgagatggtatctcattgttgttttgatttgcattactctgatgaaaaatactgagcattttttcatatgtttgttggctgcttgtatgtcttcttttgagaaagtgTCTGTCATGtcctttgttcactttttaatggggctatttgtttttcacttgttgatttaagttccatATGGATTATGGATATTAGgtttttgtcagatgcatagtttgcaaatatcttctcccatcctGTAAATTGTTGTTTACTACTCTgtcagtagtttcttttgctgtgcagatgttCTTTAGTTAAATCAGGTCCTCTGGTACATCGTGGAGGTTCAATTAATGATAATTATTAACGGAATCATTCAACAAATGGAACTGGGTTAACTGATCATCAAAGAAGGCACTTTAAGAAtgctttgggctgggtgcagtgactcacacctgtaatcccagtactttgggaggccgaggtaagcagatcacctgaggtcaggagttcgagaccagcctggccaacatggtgaaacccagtgtttactaaaaatacaaaaattagccaggcgtggtggtgggcacctgtaatcccagctactcaggaggctgagacaggagaatcacgtgaacccaggaggtggaggttgcagtgagctgagatcaagccactgcataccagcctgggtgacaagagtgagattccatctcaaaaacaaaaacagaaaaagaatgctTTGATCTGCAAGTAACATTTAGATAGAATAAATTTGCAATTTAATCTAACTCCTAAGGTACGCTAAATAGTAAACTCTTaagaatctattttaaaattattaaagaaaatttaactgAGCATGGAATACTTTCATAAGCAAAGAAATATTGGGCAATATGTCAGATTTCTTGAATTGCAAGCAGCATAAATAGGAAATTCATTGCAAGAATACTGGGTAGCTCACAGGATGAATGGGAAGGTGAGAGAAACAGTATAAACAGAATAAGACCCAAGACAGCTTTTAGTGTCCCTATGGCAGAGGCTGTACAATCAGGAGACCTAGCTGAAATGAATGAGTCTCAACCATTTTCCTACTGTGTCACTTGGCTTACAATTCAAAGGCCAGGGAGAAATAATTTTAGCTTAGGTATTTGTCTATACCATGCTGTGGGAAGTCAAGGACATCTCAGTCCCTCTAAAACTGTATTCTGTAAGTGAGAGATAATGCTCTAAAGGTAAATCTGGGTACCATTGTAAACATAGAGAACATGGATATCTACAACCAAGAAACAAGTACATATTACAgggaaaaaattgcaaaatataatGCTTTACCAGAAAGTCAAATAGAAATCATATCATTAGAACTGCCATATAGTGAGAAATGgagtcataaagaaaaaaatcataaagaaaaatgtcacttttttctctttaaaaattaccatttttgaTTATCTTTTGCATGCCAAACTCAATGTTAAGTCATACATATCTTTtaagtgtgtgtttatgtatacatattcAATCTGATGCatttttccattctgtgggtAGGTCATTCATACAGGAAAATTTGGCCAGAGCTGTTTTTGAACCAATGCCTGTCCAACTTTAATGtccattaaacaaataatttagtATTGGCCACATATTTACCTTTCAATCAACAAATATACATTGAACTCTTACTATATACCAGATTGTAGAATCTCAAAACAAAGCAGTAAACACAAAATATCACTCAGTCCAGTGTCTTGCCTCTATTAAGTATCACTTCTCAATCTGCAGTATAATTGGTATTCTAGTTCACCTACCTATAAGAAACTTCTTTCTTTCAAACTTCTTGCTGAATGaatcttttacctccttgtttctcaggctgtagatAAGGGGATTCAACATGGGGATCACTGCTGTGTAGAACAGGGAAACCACTTCATTGATGTTGATAGAGAAACTAGAGCTTGGACATACACAGATAAAGAAGAGTGTCCCATACAGGATGGAGACAGCCATCAGGTGTGAAGAGCAAGTGGAGAAGTCTTTGCGTCTCGCGTCAGCAGAGTGAATTCTCAGGATGGCAATGACAATGTAAATGTAGGAGACCAAGATGATCATACCACTGAGTACTCCCAGGGCACCCACCAagataaaaagtaaacatttattaatatggGTATCTGCATATGCCAGGGAGAGGACAGGGAGAAGGTCACAGAAGAAGTGATTGATGATGTTTGGACCACAGTAGAGTAGGCGAAAGGTGAAAGTCGTATGGGTCATGGTGCTTATAAGGCCCACAGCATAAGGCCCACCACCAGCTGCACACAGACCTGTTGGGACATAATGAGTGTATACAACAAGGGCTTATAGATAGCCATATACCGGTCATATGCCATGGCAGCCAGAAGGAAACATTCAGTTACTACAAAATGGCCAAAAAACCATAACTGGGCAGCACAACCAAAGAGATTACTTTTTTCTCCACGAAGATATCAGTCAACATCTTGGGACCAATGGCAGAAGAGGAGCAGACATCCACAAAGGACAAGTGGCAGAGAAAAAAGTACATGGGGGTCTGGAGTCGAGAATCCATCCAAATAAGAGTGAGCATTCCCAAGTTTCCCGGAACAGTGACAAGATAAACAAAGAGAAATACCAGAAAGAGAGCAATCTTGTGCTGAAAGAGATTTGTTAATCCCACGGAAAAAAATTCAGTAACCAAAGTTTGATTTCTATAGTCCATTTCTCTGATTCAACCTGttacaagaaagagaaataattttat
Coding sequences within it:
- the LOC103782708 gene encoding LOW QUALITY PROTEIN: olfactory receptor 5G25-like (The sequence of the model RefSeq protein was modified relative to this genomic sequence to represent the inferred CDS: inserted 2 bases in 2 codons), whose protein sequence is MDYRNQTLVTEFFSVGLTNLFQHKIALFLVFLFVYLVTVPGNLGMLTLIWMDSRLQTPMYFFLCHLSFVDVCSSSAIGPKMLTDIFVEKKVISXGCAAQLWFFGHFVVTECFLLAAMAYDRYMAIYKPLLYTLIMSQQVCVQLVXGPYAVGLISTMTHTTFTFRLLYCGPNIINHFFCDLLPVLSLAYADTHINKCLLFILVGALGVLSGMIILVSYIYIVIAILRIHSADARRKDFSTCSSHLMAVSILYGTLFFICVCPSSSFSININEVVSLFYTAVIPMLNPLIYSLRNKEVKDSFSKKFERKKFLIGR